The proteins below are encoded in one region of Candidatus Hydrogenedens sp.:
- a CDS encoding Gfo/Idh/MocA family oxidoreductase, whose protein sequence is MNEKFKLTRRQFNKAAALATFAVISKNMDAVETNSGTLKIGLIGCGGRGFGALKDCMEGNENIKIVALADVFDDRLKDCRKKLESMQGRMYKGKVEIDDGHCFVGLDAYKKILETDIDVVIHATPPYARPMHVEAAIDAGKHVFTEKPVAVDPAGIRRFIKTAQKAKEKNLCLHTGTQRRSSNAYRETVKKIQDGAIGDIIAARVYWNGELPFSHDRKPEWNDLEYRLRNWYNQIWTCGDNIVEQHIHNIDIINWIMGTHPVKVVASGGRAWKPREEKYGDLWDHFECDFEYPNGVHMFSFSRHWNNSKNDVFEQVFGTKGKSMCNDMGKDTKNPYVQEHIDFIQAVRGEIPYLNTGIECAESTMTAIMGRMAAYTGQELTWDEALNADLSIVPEDLDWNKSYPIGPIPVPGKA, encoded by the coding sequence ATGAATGAAAAGTTCAAACTCACACGGAGACAATTTAACAAAGCGGCAGCGTTGGCTACATTTGCAGTGATTTCAAAGAACATGGATGCAGTAGAGACAAACAGCGGAACCTTGAAAATTGGTTTAATTGGTTGTGGAGGTAGAGGTTTTGGTGCGTTAAAGGATTGTATGGAAGGGAACGAGAATATAAAAATTGTGGCGTTAGCAGATGTTTTTGATGACCGACTTAAAGACTGCAGAAAAAAATTGGAATCTATGCAGGGTAGGATGTATAAAGGTAAAGTAGAAATTGACGATGGACATTGTTTTGTTGGACTGGATGCCTATAAAAAGATTTTAGAAACTGATATTGATGTAGTTATCCATGCTACACCGCCTTATGCTCGTCCTATGCATGTGGAAGCCGCAATTGATGCAGGAAAGCATGTGTTTACAGAAAAGCCTGTAGCGGTTGACCCTGCAGGTATTCGCCGATTTATCAAGACGGCTCAAAAGGCGAAAGAAAAGAACCTGTGTTTGCATACAGGAACACAAAGACGCTCCAGCAATGCATATCGTGAAACAGTTAAGAAGATTCAAGATGGCGCCATTGGTGATATTATCGCAGCGCGTGTTTATTGGAATGGCGAGCTACCATTTTCTCATGACCGTAAGCCAGAATGGAATGATTTAGAGTATCGCCTTCGCAACTGGTATAACCAAATATGGACCTGTGGAGATAATATCGTCGAACAGCACATCCATAATATTGATATTATCAACTGGATTATGGGTACCCATCCTGTAAAAGTAGTTGCTTCCGGTGGTAGAGCATGGAAACCTCGTGAGGAGAAATATGGGGACCTCTGGGACCATTTCGAATGTGATTTTGAATATCCTAATGGCGTTCATATGTTTAGCTTCTCTCGCCATTGGAATAATTCAAAGAATGATGTTTTTGAACAAGTGTTCGGCACAAAAGGGAAGAGTATGTGCAATGATATGGGTAAGGATACAAAGAATCCGTATGTTCAAGAGCATATTGACTTTATTCAAGCCGTTCGGGGGGAAATTCCTTATTTGAATACGGGTATAGAATGTGCGGAAAGCACGATGACCGCAATTATGGGTCGTATGGCGGCATACACAGGGCAGGAATTAACATGGGATGAAGCTTTGAATGCAGATTTGAGTATTGTGCCAGAAGATTTAGACTGGAATAAATCTTATCCAATAGGTCCTATTCCTGTTCCCGGTAAAGCATAA